A genome region from Bacillus thermozeamaize includes the following:
- a CDS encoding two-component sensor histidine kinase: MKHGLRYRLSLVLLSVVVGTLLLAGTSLMAETHYHFQLYQEQYGMDHNLQGLTFHLEQALLQSMMWTLLGAIVLAVIISLYLAKRLSAPLIEMKKAAEKITRGDLSVRTNVPGNDELSELGKALNHLAEQLQQQEQLRITMTQDIAHDLRTPLATLKSHIQAMLDQIWEPTPARLRSCYEETERLITLVADLEQLTEMDSPHFRLHRKPENLTALIEQSVHIVSAAFLEKGVRLEVKPHPALCLNVDRDRLIQILVNVLSNSLKFTPEGGRVEIQVKDENGSVLITVQDTGPGIAPEDLPYVFERFYRADKSRNRKWGGSGIGLTIVKKLVDAHGGSVWIESDNGTKVSIRLPK; the protein is encoded by the coding sequence ATGAAACACGGATTGCGCTATCGCTTGTCGCTCGTGTTGCTGAGCGTAGTTGTCGGAACGTTGCTTCTCGCCGGGACCAGCCTGATGGCAGAAACCCATTATCATTTTCAACTTTATCAAGAACAATATGGGATGGATCACAATCTACAAGGGCTTACCTTTCATCTGGAACAAGCCTTGCTTCAATCCATGATGTGGACGCTCCTCGGTGCAATTGTTCTCGCTGTCATTATCAGCTTATATCTGGCGAAACGCCTTTCCGCCCCTCTGATAGAAATGAAAAAGGCCGCGGAAAAAATCACGCGGGGTGATTTGTCTGTACGAACAAACGTTCCCGGGAACGATGAACTCTCGGAACTGGGGAAGGCACTAAACCACCTTGCGGAGCAATTGCAGCAACAAGAGCAGCTTCGCATCACCATGACGCAGGACATCGCCCATGATTTGCGGACGCCGTTGGCCACCTTAAAGAGTCATATTCAGGCCATGCTGGATCAAATATGGGAACCGACACCTGCAAGGCTGCGTTCCTGTTATGAAGAAACTGAACGTCTGATCACGTTGGTTGCTGACTTGGAGCAATTGACGGAAATGGACTCTCCCCATTTCCGTCTTCACAGGAAACCGGAAAATCTTACGGCGCTCATCGAACAAAGCGTACACATTGTATCGGCAGCTTTCCTGGAAAAAGGTGTCCGGCTTGAGGTGAAACCGCACCCTGCCCTCTGTTTGAACGTGGATCGGGATCGGTTGATTCAGATTCTGGTCAACGTCTTAAGCAATTCCCTCAAATTTACTCCCGAAGGCGGGCGAGTCGAAATACAGGTAAAGGACGAGAACGGTTCGGTTCTGATCACCGTGCAAGACACGGGGCCTGGCATCGCACCGGAGGATTTGCCCTATGTTTTTGAACGTTTTTACCGTGCGGATAAATCGCGGAACAGAAAATGGGGAGGCAGCGGCATCGGCCTTACGATCGTCAAAAAACTGGTTGATGCACATGGTGGATCGGTGTGGATCGAAAGCGACAATGGCACAAAAGTGAGTATTCGTTTACCAAAATAA
- a CDS encoding DNA repair protein RadC: MYIDVAREAVAYYAADADLQHLLAVLIGKGATPEICGKLSAIGVRILAEMSVSELMAEGLMRQEAERIVAAFGLARKLASSQKGQPYIVRTPEDAAQYLMEEMRHLKQEHFVVLLLDTKKQVIAHETIFVGSLNASIVHPREVFRAAIKRNCASIICAHNHPSGDPTPSPEDLDVTRRLVEVGKTVGIEVLDHIVIGDSAYSSLKERGMI, translated from the coding sequence ATGTATATCGACGTTGCTAGGGAAGCAGTCGCGTATTACGCCGCGGACGCCGATCTCCAGCACCTGTTGGCTGTGCTGATCGGCAAAGGAGCGACGCCGGAAATCTGCGGGAAGCTTTCAGCCATTGGCGTCCGAATATTGGCTGAGATGTCCGTCTCGGAGCTGATGGCGGAAGGACTGATGCGACAGGAGGCGGAGCGGATTGTTGCGGCCTTTGGGCTGGCAAGGAAACTTGCCTCCAGCCAGAAGGGCCAGCCGTACATCGTCCGCACTCCTGAGGATGCCGCGCAATACCTGATGGAGGAGATGCGCCACCTTAAACAAGAACATTTCGTCGTCCTGCTCCTGGACACAAAAAAACAGGTGATTGCCCATGAGACGATCTTCGTGGGCAGTCTGAACGCCTCCATCGTTCACCCGCGGGAAGTGTTCCGGGCGGCCATCAAGCGAAATTGCGCCTCCATCATATGCGCACACAACCATCCAAGCGGCGATCCCACTCCCAGCCCTGAGGATTTAGATGTAACCAGACGGCTGGTTGAGGTCGGGAAAACCGTTGGGATTGAGGTTCTCGATCACATCGTGATCGGGGATAGCGCATATTCCAGCTTGAAAGAGCGGGGTATGATATAA
- a CDS encoding DNA-binding response regulator: protein MKTILMVDDEDKIRDVVVSYLQKHGFRTLEAGTGTAALQTIRSERVDLVILDLMLPDIPGEQVCQTIRQLSSVPIFMLTAKVDKSSRIHGLTIGADDYVIKPFDPLELVARVRAILRRSDDHHPLADRIAFNDGELVIDAVHHKVFLCGQPVNLTPSEFKLLLVLARHPQRQFHREELVEKVLGFDFEGDVRAIDQHVKNLRQKIEPDPKQPKYIQTVYGIGYRFTGGSQ, encoded by the coding sequence ATGAAAACCATCCTCATGGTGGATGACGAAGACAAGATTCGTGATGTAGTTGTTTCTTATCTTCAGAAGCACGGATTTCGCACGCTGGAAGCCGGAACAGGAACAGCAGCACTGCAAACCATCCGAAGTGAACGGGTCGACCTGGTCATCCTCGATTTGATGTTGCCTGACATCCCGGGTGAACAAGTATGCCAGACGATCCGGCAACTGTCATCCGTTCCCATTTTCATGCTTACTGCGAAGGTGGATAAATCCTCACGGATTCACGGCCTGACCATTGGAGCTGACGACTACGTGATAAAACCGTTCGATCCCCTCGAACTGGTGGCCAGAGTCAGGGCGATTCTCCGCCGGAGCGACGATCACCACCCGCTCGCCGATCGCATCGCTTTCAACGATGGTGAATTGGTGATCGATGCGGTCCATCATAAGGTGTTTCTTTGCGGTCAACCGGTCAATTTGACCCCCAGCGAATTCAAATTATTGCTTGTTCTGGCTCGGCATCCGCAACGACAGTTTCACCGGGAAGAATTGGTGGAAAAGGTGTTGGGGTTCGATTTCGAAGGGGACGTTCGCGCCATCGACCAACATGTCAAAAATTTGCGCCAAAAAATCGAACCGGATCCAAAACAACCGAAGTACATTCAAACCGTATATGGAATCGGTTATCGTTTTACGGGAGGCTCCCAATGA
- a CDS encoding methyltransferase type 11, translating into MSLSWWFPKLYDHLMEPLERSGLRRIRQQLLKEAQGKVLEIGSGTGANFPFYDPVRVQCVIAVEPAEQMRRRSLAKIEQAAVPVDVVAAGAENLPFPDAFFDTVVGTLVFCTIPDPEKALQEVRRVCKPGGKVLIFEHVRLESPFLARLQDLLTPVWKRLCDGCHLNRNTLQLVRRSGLQVKRVESFYRDLFLVIEAVNPPLGH; encoded by the coding sequence ATGAGTTTGAGTTGGTGGTTTCCAAAGCTATATGATCACTTGATGGAGCCGCTTGAGCGCAGTGGGTTGCGGAGAATCCGGCAGCAGTTGTTGAAGGAGGCCCAGGGAAAGGTATTAGAAATCGGTTCGGGTACAGGAGCGAACTTTCCTTTCTACGACCCAGTGCGGGTACAGTGTGTTATCGCAGTCGAGCCTGCAGAGCAGATGCGCAGGCGTTCCTTAGCCAAAATAGAGCAGGCTGCTGTGCCTGTGGATGTGGTTGCCGCGGGTGCGGAGAACCTGCCCTTTCCCGACGCGTTCTTCGATACCGTGGTGGGTACATTGGTTTTTTGCACGATCCCCGATCCAGAGAAGGCATTGCAAGAAGTCCGGCGCGTCTGTAAACCGGGCGGAAAGGTTTTGATTTTTGAACATGTTCGGCTTGAGAGTCCCTTCCTTGCTCGTTTACAGGACTTGCTGACCCCGGTGTGGAAGCGATTGTGCGATGGTTGCCACCTGAATCGGAACACGCTGCAATTGGTGAGACGTTCAGGATTGCAAGTGAAGCGGGTGGAATCCTTTTACCGAGATCTATTTTTAGTAATAGAAGCAGTTAATCCTCCTTTAGGTCATTGA